From one Mya arenaria isolate MELC-2E11 chromosome 4, ASM2691426v1 genomic stretch:
- the LOC128232573 gene encoding uncharacterized protein LOC128232573 isoform X1, with protein sequence MVRYDKCVESLYDSATVVDRTKTLQIIKVMKGAISMSKSRTGDCIFRTNKTVKKELDRLVKIEVRNSHYNVSRIDTGKKMVVNRWTKLLEHQTMVSSQALFEEILDINDMGGAEHDFGSEKEDLKLKSLIDVRLSKLQSLIDTGGLSPRGGLHRQGHGPNRNEPHNNAEETSEKQETGPEFVTEKKEIRTKYSGHEAETAYTEPTRHTVGLAKSKSLSSQPGVAQRPGQRFPALRREQTIGAGSQEEERIPPMPALVRDLTDWGNWRLNDKSWIRGYLDKEKTRHEDLIIRNALKNIEHEMSGANMIKRHQIRQKLQNDKNVRETELRKKDKERMKRESFTPQTIPVQNLSIPNSSTISEPQGTNNQKKTVGFAMPESELLENPEAKKTWSPKAKAVYTNKQLCNKKQGFKGGLPVIREKSRPLKGILVLDHE encoded by the exons ATGGTACGGTATGATAAATGCGTTGAATCACTCTACGACAGTGCTACCGTCGTGGATAGGACGAAGACCCTTCAGATTATTAAGGTCATGAAAGGCGCAATAAGTATGTCCAAAAGCCGGACCGGGGACTGTATTTTCCGGACcaacaaaacagtgaaaaagGAGCTGGATAGATTGGTGAAAATAGAGGTCCGAAATTCGCATTACAACGTGTCGCGGATTGATACGGGGAAGAAAATGGTGGTGAACCGATGGACCAAGCTTCTGGAACATCAGACGATGGTGTCTTCTCAGGCTCTGTTTGAGGAAATACTGGACATTAACGACATGG GAGGAGCAGAACATGACTTTGGGTCAGAGAAAGAGGATCTGAAGCTAAAATCCCTGATTGACGTCCGACTGAGCAAACTGCAGTCGCTTATCGACACCGGTGGACTTTCTCCAAGAGGTGGTTTACATCGGCAGGGACACGGACCGAACAGAAATGAACCTCACAACAACGCCGAGGAGACATCTGAGAAACAAGAAACTGGCCCTGAGTTTGTTACGGAGAAAAAAGAAATCAGGACGAAGTACAGCGGACATGAAGCAGAAACCGCTTATACTGAACCCACAAGACACACTGTGGGTTTGGCAAAATCTAAATCTCTATCGAGTCAGCCAGGCGTTGCTCAGCGACCCGGCCAAAGGTTTCCGGCACTAAGAAGGGAGCAGACGATAGGCGCAGGTTCGCAAGAAGAGGAGCGCATACCACCCATGCCAGCCTTGGTTAGGGACCTCACTGACTGGGGAAACTGGCGTCTGAACGACAAAAGTTGGATTAGAG GTTATTTAGATAAAGAGAAGACACGACACGAGGACTTGATTATCCGGAACGCCCTGAAAAACATCGAGCATGAAATGTCAGGAGCCAACATGATCAAACGTCACCAG ATCAGACAAAAATTGCAGAATGACAAAAATGTTCGGGAAACAGAACTACGAAAGAAAGATAAAGAACGAATGAAAAGAGAGTCATTCACTCCCCAAACAATTCCAGTTCAAAATTTAAGCATACCGAATTCTTCGACAATATCTGAACCTCAGGGGACAAACAACCAGAAAAAGACAGTTGGATTTGCAATGCCGGAGAGTGAGTTACTTGAAAACCCAGAGGCAAAGAAAACCTGGTCGCCGAAGGCGAAAGCTGTGTACACCAACAAACAACTTTGCAATAAAAAGCAAGGTTTTAAAGGTGGTCTTCCGGTCATTAGAGAAAAAAGTCGCCCTCTGAAAGGCATACTTGTTCTTGACCATGAGTGA
- the LOC128232573 gene encoding uncharacterized protein LOC128232573 isoform X2: MKGAISMSKSRTGDCIFRTNKTVKKELDRLVKIEVRNSHYNVSRIDTGKKMVVNRWTKLLEHQTMVSSQALFEEILDINDMGGAEHDFGSEKEDLKLKSLIDVRLSKLQSLIDTGGLSPRGGLHRQGHGPNRNEPHNNAEETSEKQETGPEFVTEKKEIRTKYSGHEAETAYTEPTRHTVGLAKSKSLSSQPGVAQRPGQRFPALRREQTIGAGSQEEERIPPMPALVRDLTDWGNWRLNDKSWIRGYLDKEKTRHEDLIIRNALKNIEHEMSGANMIKRHQIRQKLQNDKNVRETELRKKDKERMKRESFTPQTIPVQNLSIPNSSTISEPQGTNNQKKTVGFAMPESELLENPEAKKTWSPKAKAVYTNKQLCNKKQGFKGGLPVIREKSRPLKGILVLDHE; encoded by the exons ATGAAAGGCGCAATAAGTATGTCCAAAAGCCGGACCGGGGACTGTATTTTCCGGACcaacaaaacagtgaaaaagGAGCTGGATAGATTGGTGAAAATAGAGGTCCGAAATTCGCATTACAACGTGTCGCGGATTGATACGGGGAAGAAAATGGTGGTGAACCGATGGACCAAGCTTCTGGAACATCAGACGATGGTGTCTTCTCAGGCTCTGTTTGAGGAAATACTGGACATTAACGACATGG GAGGAGCAGAACATGACTTTGGGTCAGAGAAAGAGGATCTGAAGCTAAAATCCCTGATTGACGTCCGACTGAGCAAACTGCAGTCGCTTATCGACACCGGTGGACTTTCTCCAAGAGGTGGTTTACATCGGCAGGGACACGGACCGAACAGAAATGAACCTCACAACAACGCCGAGGAGACATCTGAGAAACAAGAAACTGGCCCTGAGTTTGTTACGGAGAAAAAAGAAATCAGGACGAAGTACAGCGGACATGAAGCAGAAACCGCTTATACTGAACCCACAAGACACACTGTGGGTTTGGCAAAATCTAAATCTCTATCGAGTCAGCCAGGCGTTGCTCAGCGACCCGGCCAAAGGTTTCCGGCACTAAGAAGGGAGCAGACGATAGGCGCAGGTTCGCAAGAAGAGGAGCGCATACCACCCATGCCAGCCTTGGTTAGGGACCTCACTGACTGGGGAAACTGGCGTCTGAACGACAAAAGTTGGATTAGAG GTTATTTAGATAAAGAGAAGACACGACACGAGGACTTGATTATCCGGAACGCCCTGAAAAACATCGAGCATGAAATGTCAGGAGCCAACATGATCAAACGTCACCAG ATCAGACAAAAATTGCAGAATGACAAAAATGTTCGGGAAACAGAACTACGAAAGAAAGATAAAGAACGAATGAAAAGAGAGTCATTCACTCCCCAAACAATTCCAGTTCAAAATTTAAGCATACCGAATTCTTCGACAATATCTGAACCTCAGGGGACAAACAACCAGAAAAAGACAGTTGGATTTGCAATGCCGGAGAGTGAGTTACTTGAAAACCCAGAGGCAAAGAAAACCTGGTCGCCGAAGGCGAAAGCTGTGTACACCAACAAACAACTTTGCAATAAAAAGCAAGGTTTTAAAGGTGGTCTTCCGGTCATTAGAGAAAAAAGTCGCCCTCTGAAAGGCATACTTGTTCTTGACCATGAGTGA